In the Erinaceus europaeus chromosome 22, mEriEur2.1, whole genome shotgun sequence genome, gggctgggcggaGTACTGAGCAGTACAGGAAAAGCTGCAGCGGGTTCTCCCGTGAGACAGGGGACTTGACCGCTGCTCTCTAAGCCTCTGGTCAAGGATGTTGGCCCGCCCCTCCCCCAGGAGTAGAGCCATGCCCCCTCTGCCCCTGGGCAGCTGTGTGCCTGTCCCCAGTTCCTCCTGCAAGGTTATGTCCCCAGAGTTTTCCCACAGCCCATGAATTCCAGCAGGTGGCTCAGCTGCGACACTTAAAGGGCCCAGGGCCTCAGGGGACACAGGTGAGCTGCTCAGTCCACCCCCTACCCTGTCCCTCCTCCCCAAACCTGCCTAGGAGGCTTGGTCCTGGGAGCTAATGATATACACAGGCTCTTGGGAGCTCCCCACTAGGTCGCCTGCACACAAGCCAGTGGCTGGTGCCCTTGATGGCGAGAGGGCGACTTGACTGGCAGGTGCTGGTGACTTCTGGCTTCTGCCCACCAAGGAGGGAGGTGCTGAGCCCTGGGATGTCCTGGGCAGATTCCAGCCTGTTTACAAATCAGTGAAGGCCTGGCCTGGGTTCCTAATGCTTCTCTGtacaagcgtgtgtgtgtgtgtgtgtgtgtgtgtgtgtgtgtgtgtgtgtgtgtgtgtgtgtgtgtgtgtgtgtgtgtctgtgttagaGTGACAGCACAAACAGCTTGTAGACAGAGCACCTCCCCCGTGTAGCCACGGCCCTAGTTTGCACGCAGAGCCGCTGCCAAGCCCGTGCCTCCACATTAACTTCCACCCTGTGTCTGTGCCCACACGGACACGCCTAGCACCCTTCCTGTTTCAAAGTACTCCCACGCCTGTTTGTGCAGAGGGGGAACTGAGGCAGAGGCAAAGCTGGCCATCAGCAGGGCTGGGACTCCTGGTGGTTGCCAGGGATTTGCAGGTTCCCTCCAGACAGTGTTCAGTCTCCGTCTTCCCTCTGGCCCTCGGTGGGGTGTCCATAGCCAGAGCCTTGCTCCTGGGGCAGAAACGTGGCCTTCTCACCAGCCACCTTTAGAGTCTTAGGTTTCCTGGAAACCTCAGAAATCTCCCCTCCACCCTGGTTCTTAGCTGCGTGGACTAAAGTCCCTCCAGGCAGAACCTTGGCCACCATGCCAGGGCTGCTCCAGAACCCTGGGCCGTCCTGTGGGGACAGGGAAGCTGGGGGAGAAAAGCTGGGTCTCTCCTGCCCCTGCACGAGGTCCCTCTGCTCCTGCACAGGGCAGGCTGGTCAGGGGCTGGCAGCCCAGGGGACAGCACCACACCGTCTAGGCAGTCACCAGGTGCCGGCTGGGCGGGACAGGAATTGTGCCTGGTGTTGGCCCAGAACTCCCTCCCGCCTCCCGGCCCAGGGTCAGATTCAGACCCGGGACACCCCCGGCCACAGTCCTCAGTGTCCCATCAGCCCTCGTTCCCTGCGGCCGTGGGCCTGGGCCACTCCGGCAGCCTGTGTCCGTGGTGCTCCACGGAGATGGAGGTACGCATGGTGCCCAGGGAGTTCTCGGGAGGCCCCGGCCGGGCGCGGCGCCCGCACAGGCCCTGGAACACCTCCCGGGACTTTCTGCGGAAGCGCTTGCCCACAATGACGTAGAGCAGTGGGTTGAGGCAGCTGTTGCTGTAGCCCAGGTAGGAGGCCACCTGCGTGAAGGCGTCCACCACCCCCTCggccccacagccctgcagcaGCTGCAGGCGCAGCAGCGTGTCCAGGAAGGTGCTGATCTGGAAGGGCAGCCAGCAGGCCACAAAGAGCAGCAGCACGCCCAGCACCAGCAGCGTGGCCCTGCGCTCCGTCTGCGTCTCCTTGAACCGCTGCATCTCATTGGTGCGCAGGGCCCGCAGGATCCCGGCCGTGCAGAAGGACGTGACGCCCAGCGGCAGCAGGAAGCCCACCGAGTTGAGCAGCACGTTGGTGGCCACCTCCCAGGCGGGCGACGGGTAGTGGATGACGCAGGCCGTGATGTTGTGGCCCTCGTCGCTGTACCCAGTCAGCGTGCGGAAGGCCAGCATGGGCGAGCTGAGCAGCAGGGCGCAGCCCCAGACCACCAGGCTGTAGAACTTGGCGCAGCGCACCCCCCGCAGGCGCCCGGCTGTCATGGTCTTGGCCAGGGCCAGGTAGCGGTCGGCGCTGACCAGCGTGAGGAAGCAGATGCTACTGTACAGGTTCATGGACACCACGGCGTTCACCATGCGGCACAGCGTGGCCCCGAAGATCCAGTCGAAGTTGTTGGCGATGGTGATGGCCCAGAAGGGCAGGCCGCACACCAGTACTAGGTCGGCGGCCGCCAGGTTGCCCAGGTAGATCTCAGCCACCGTGCAGCTGCTCTTGTGCAGGAGGAAGACGCCCAGAACCAGGGTGTTCTCCAGCGCCGCCAGCACGAACAGGATCCAGAGGAAGGGGGCCTGCACCGTGTTGAGCCAGCCCCACCACTCCATGTGTGGGCAccttgccccggcctgcgggagGCTCGAGTTGACGGCCTGCTGCAGGGCCTGCGCCGTGAGGTTGAGCATGTCAGCGCTGGAAGAGAGCGGGAGGGAGGCTGGGACATCGCTGGGGCACGCCTGCACGGTGGCGACATAAAGGGGAGTCCGAGGGCTTGCTTGCATGTGCTGtacatcctgagttcagtccctggctgtGCTGATTCtcgttctctttcttcctctgtctttctctcttcctcattctctctctgctccGACTCTCAGAAAGTTACCCAGGACTTAAATACAAGAAAGCTCAAAGTGCTGGGACAAAGCAGGCTTGTAGAAGTTTtctgatctcagacttcctgatACTCGTTAGTGGAATTCTTACTGGATTGTAACCTTGCCTTATGTTCGcaaaaaatatgtttttcttgttatttggctttttaaaaaattttatttattcatgagaaagataggaggaaagaaagaaagaaagaaccagatatcattctggtacatgtgttgccagggattgaactcagggccaggGAGATCGCATTGTGGTCTGTGtaccagactttcatgtctaagccTCTaggggtcacaggttcaatccccaatgtcatcataagccagagctgaccctccctccctctctctccctctccctgtccttctttctcccccccccccctactaaaatgagtgaatgaataccCAAACAACTGATGCAGGAGAGCGGCATCAGGTCACCCGTCTGACTGTTCTGCCAACAGCTTTGTCAGGGGTGGAGCTCTGCTCCTTTCTGTGACTTCACAGAGACTCAGCCCCTTGGCCTCCGGCTCTCCCCGCTCCCACTTCTGGGAGGCTCTGCAGCTCAGCGTGCAGTGCAGCACGTGCAGTCTACCCAgtgtctcccctcacccccatctcCTGGAAGCTTCCGAGAAGGGAGGTCCAGAGCACATTCCTCCCTTATCTCACTGGCCCTCCGCCAGTGCTAGGCATCTTCCAGACTCTCCCAGCCATGGATGAGTAACTTATCAGCAGGGTACAGTGACATCACACGGGACAGGGAGAGCCCAGCCCTGGGACCACAGCCCATCTGTCCATGCCTCAAGTCCCATTAGAAGGCAGCACAGCATCCCCAACAGCAAAGCCCCCATGGCTTCTGGGATGCTGTGACAGAGGGATAGCCAGGCTGTGACACCTACCAGTGCTGCTGGGTGCAAAGCCTGGCTCATTCATCCGCTCATGCGCTGTGTGGCTGAGTCTCTTTCTGAACCCCACTGAATGAAAGGTAGTGGCAAAACCAACTCCTGGGGTTGTGTTGGCATCTGAGACCAAGGCACACCAAGCCCCAAGACTGCATAGGACTCAGACAACAAGAACAGCTATTGCTGTGAGTTGACTGAAACTGCTCAGGCCAGATTGCAGCCCCTCTGTGAGCAGGTTCTCTTGCCTGTCTTGGTGACTTCACCATGCCACTGGCTCCTCTTTAATTCCCTCTTGGGTGACAAGCAAACCTTGGGGATGTCCACTTGGCAGGAGTGTCTCTCCAGCTGTGTGGCGTTTGGCAAGCAGCTTGGCCTCTCTGGACTCTCAGTGTGTCTGTCATCTGGGAGGAAGGCATTTCTGCCCTCAGAGTTTCTTCCTATCCCTCACGCCAAAGGTGAGGTCTGAGCTCTCTTTGGATGAAGGTGACAGGATGTAGGGCCATGCTTCCCTCCCTAGGTGGTGGGGACGCTGTGTCACTTTTGCTTTGAGGGCAGAATCTGCATCAGAGCTTCCAGAGGGGATTCTAGGCCTCTCTCTGCATGGGTAGAGGACCCAGCTGGCCCTGGGGAAGGGGTCCCCTCATCTGAATTGTGCAGATTCTGGACCCCTAGTCTCCCTTTCCCAGCGGGGACCCTCTCAGAACTGAGAGGGACTGGGCTACTCTCTGCAAGCAAGGACCATACCCAGCCAGCTCCTGTGGCCCCAGGCTCTGGCCACCCGCCTCCCCCTGGTCCCCCCGTTGCTGCAACTACAGAAATCCTGGAGCTCGATGCCCAGTCCAGCCTTCCAGGGACCAAACCCCAGCACAACTTGAGACAATCTCCTGGCCAGGTGGCCCCCAGACCGTGAGTGTGCTCAGCTGGCTCTGAGCCCACAGGTGACAGTAACCTCGGCTGCCTCCCTTGAGTGGCTGTGTCTGTGGTTTCATGTCGCCTGCTGCGTGGACTGTGGACACGGCCCCTGACCCGCCGCAGCTATCAGTCATGGTGAGATCTCTGACTTACCCAGGTGAGGCTGTGGTGGACACCCCATCCTCATGCACAGTCAAGAACATTGGGATCCTCCAGGTGGAGATCATCGGGGTGCAGAGTGGGGCATGAGTTCAGTCCCCCCTGGAGgttggaggggaagagatggtGAGAGGGGCTGGAGCCAGAGGACACGTGTCCGTTTTGTTCTCCACTTGAAGGGAGAGGTGATTCCTTCACCTACGAAAGTTCGGGAAGTGGCCCCTCCCTGCTGGGAGCTGGGCACCTGGGTGTCAGGACAGGAGCTTGCAGTTTGAGGGAGAACCTGGCTTTTTaaggtattatttatttacttatttattattggatagagacagagaaattgagagggaaggaagagatagagagggacagagagacacctgcaaccctgcttcgccacttgtgaagctttccctgcaggtggggaccaggggcttgaacccgggtccttgatcacccattgtgtgtgcacttaaccaggtgcgccactgcctggccccgagaacctggctttttttttgcccccagggttattgctggggctcactatgAATcgattgctcctggaggctttccctctccccttttgttgctcttttttattattattattgttgtggttattcttattgttattgatgtcgttgctgttggataggacagagagaaatggagagaggaagggaagacagagagggggagagaaagataaacacctgcagacctgcttcaccacctgtgaagcgacccccctgtaggtggggagctgggggctcgaaccgggatccctatgtcggtctttgcgcttcacaccatgtctgCAGGGAGAAGCTGCTAGCTCTGAGAGCCCAGCAGCTGAAGGAgtatggagagggggagagggggagagggggagccaGGGTGGGGGGGACGGAGGTGGTCAGAAGTGAGGCACTGTGGCACTCCTGAAACGGTGACCAGGTGACTGTAAAGTGTTATGGCGCAGGATGCAAGGGGCCATGGCCACATCGGCCTCACCAtgagcaaggccctgggtttgagactcTCTGATGGTGCCAAAGGGACTCCAGGCATGCTGAACAGTGTTGTGggttttctctccactctgtgcTCCAGTGTGTAGAAAAAAGCTCGCTTGTGCCAGCGAGGCTGCCGGGAGGTGCTGGGTGGATGCAAGTTCCTGGCTCTGAGGTAAAAATAaagtaagggggccaggcagtggcaaacctgattgaacatacatgttaccacgttcagggacctggtttcaagctcctggtgtccatctgcatgggggggggggcttcatgagtagtgaagcagggctgtgcctctctctctatccctcactcACTATTTCTttaccccttctcaatttctctgtgtcctatcaaataaaatgaagaaaaaagaaagaaagaaagaaagaaagaaagaaagaaagaaagaaagaaagaaagaaaggaagaaagaaagaaagagagagagagagagagaaaaaaatggcccatAGTGGTGGATATTTTGTGCAtacacagagctccagtgataaccctggtggcaataaaaacaaacaaacaaaaaactcagagagagaatgggaaccgCTCTTTGTGTACCTCCCTTGGTTGTCCTTCCTCAGACTCCCCAGAGTGTCTGGAGTCTCGAGGTCCCACTCCACACAGCAGGCTCCCCATGTAGGACTTGGGCATAAGAGCACAGCAAAGGAGAGGCCAACATGTGGCCCAGGCTGTCACCAGCCTGGAATCTAGGggtcctgagacctcagagcccccCAGCTGTTCAGGAGGGACtattctcctttttccatttccattGTCTCTCTACAAAGGCTACCCGGGTGgtgcttctctctttgtttttaaaattattttatttttagttatttactttggatagagtcagaaaaaaatggagaggggaggggagatagggatagagagacacctgcagacctgcttcactgttggtcatcatttctcctttgactaattctgcttctgcttctatcCATCACGCCAGGCTCCCctgtattgcttaacgctgttgtcgattatttacataatcattgttttgtttgagacctgacctggtttaatccccattggttcacgctctttttccactctgcccccttatcctatgtacttccttttcccaccctaccacttccttcctggaaagtataaatgcagatgaataaagccagcaggatacattgcgttcctgctcagccacgagagttcctggtcctctcccatgtcgctgagtaggcagcagcctaggttggctcggcagagttctctccaacccagagagcacatgctcgggaagaaacaccctcaggctagcccggcacttcaccacttgtgaagattcttccctgcaggtggggactgggggcttgaacctgggtcctgctgtaacctgtgcgctaaaccaggtttgccaccaatCTGCCTCCCTTTCGTCAACTGCATTCCCTCATTCAAtggcagtgttctctctctctctttctctgtgcctgTCTGTCCGCCCATctgttatctgtctgtctgtctgtcctgccaTCACATTAGAGGCACTCACTGTCCTTCACAGAGAACTGCCTTTCGTACAAGTGGAAGTTTGTGGCACTGTATCACGAACAGAGTGTGTTTACCCTGTGTGTCTGtatcgaattaaaaaaaaaaaaggctgtattttatctatttcctatgagagagagaaagagagaaagaccaggatACCATTCTGATACATACAACACTGGGGATCGAACCATCAaccaggagcttcaggcatgcacgTCAGGCACGGGGCACCCAATAGGAGGGGATCTGCCACCCAGGCCTGGTGTATAGGGTCCTGTTTCCTGGAAGACCACAGGCTCTGGGGGAGAAGTGGGGCATTCTGGGAGGCAAGCCTCCTTCCCAGGAATTCCTGACGGGGCTGAATCAGAGACGCATAGCTTCTCAGCATCCGGACGCTTCACCAGCAGGCCTGGAATGTCTTGGAAACACTCAGGTGGGTAGATGGGTGGGGGGATCCTGAGAGGcagagccttccccctgcagctacTCTGAGCAGGTCACCTGCCTGGGCCGGCCCTTCTGCCCGGGGGTTATTACGctgcccctttctctgtctttattcagtaataaataaataaatttgaagagtaaatgtaatcttttaaaaaagggaaattagaattaatttttaattagaaGTGAATCAGAAATCCAACACACACATTGGTTCGATCTGTGAGAAGCCAAGGCGCTGGAGGTGCTGACAGGATGCTGGGAGCCTGGCCCACCTCATGTCCCCAGATACTTGTTTACAAGAGGGAAATCAGGCGAAGacaggcagcctgggaggtggtgctggaGCTGAAGCCTTGGGCTCTCCAGCATGAAGCCCGGAATCCTCCTTCCGGCATTCTaagtgccagagtgaggctctatttctctcctccttctcccccttcccctcctccttctcctcttcctcctcttccttctctccctcctcctcctcctcctcatctctccCCCCACAATTAAATATATCtttctaaaaaaatgaaataaaaagaaaagttcagGAGCAGCAGGCTGGTTCACTATGTGATAGGTGGTGTTCCAAAGAGTTcaccaggaaaaaaataaagaagaatacTTCAGATACTTGGGGGAAATGTATATCCAAACTGTGTGTGCGTGAGGATTTGGGAGGTGAAATACTGGATTACCTAGCCAGGTGATCACCAGGTTGGCTTGgtgcctctcatctctctctctctgcttatgagagagagagaggtggatgaGAGAGaggtggatgagagagagagagatggatgagagagaggtggatgagagagagagaggtggatgagagagagaggtggatgaGAGAGaggtggatgagagagagagaggtggatgaGGCCACCACTTGGTGCTGGGTCCCACCCCAGACCTCCTCCTCATCTCTCATCCTCTCCTCACTCAGCCACCTCCCTTAACCTCTGCCATGACCTCCACAATTTCTCAGCAGAATGTGGGCTGCTTTTTGCTTTTGTGAGGAAGGCGTTGGGATAAGTCAAGTGTTTTctccaattctttttttcccctttcctccaaACAGGGGACGAATTATGCATTTGTTTATGTGAGGAGAACTTCCAAGCTCAGGGGGAGTCTCGTTTACACCCCAGCTGATAAACAGAGGCGCCACCACGTGCTCTCAAAGgacacagacatctgcagcatgtgGGGTGGCTGCATCCATGACACCCCCATTTGGACTCATGGCCACGGGGCTCTGAGGGCTTCCCACAG is a window encoding:
- the BDKRB2 gene encoding B2 bradykinin receptor; the encoded protein is MISTWRIPMFLTVHEDGVSTTASPGADMLNLTAQALQQAVNSSLPQAGARCPHMEWWGWLNTVQAPFLWILFVLAALENTLVLGVFLLHKSSCTVAEIYLGNLAAADLVLVCGLPFWAITIANNFDWIFGATLCRMVNAVVSMNLYSSICFLTLVSADRYLALAKTMTAGRLRGVRCAKFYSLVVWGCALLLSSPMLAFRTLTGYSDEGHNITACVIHYPSPAWEVATNVLLNSVGFLLPLGVTSFCTAGILRALRTNEMQRFKETQTERRATLLVLGVLLLFVACWLPFQISTFLDTLLRLQLLQGCGAEGVVDAFTQVASYLGYSNSCLNPLLYVIVGKRFRRKSREVFQGLCGRRARPGPPENSLGTMRTSISVEHHGHRLPEWPRPTAAGNEG